One Leucoraja erinacea ecotype New England chromosome 5, Leri_hhj_1, whole genome shotgun sequence DNA segment encodes these proteins:
- the gdf7 gene encoding growth/differentiation factor 6-A, with amino-acid sequence MDIPKAAALVWCALCCCWDFLCVLEAATLGSLQDSPAQDALGPSSPLDSKHDRTFKRQRLHTGSVVPHEYMVSLYRTLSECERRGLNSSLVRARPRANTVTSFVDQGNDGVPHEKKQRYLFDISKLPNTEELVGAELRIFRKLPGDLHGMLSLGGSMYSILLYSCNQLGDYPPKRLDSRTVDILDVDSSKWQVFDVWDLMKSHITANLLCLDVEIISDYSQEALDPRHLGFNRSDLQPQEKALLVAFSNAKKRENLFREIREKIRSLGGADSLQTSREPSVKRRRKRRTAFSSRSSRGSGKRARSRCSRKPLHVNFKELGWDDWIIAPLDYEAYHCEGICDFPLRSHLEPTNHAIIQTLMNSMDPESTPPSCCVPSKLSPISILYIDSGNNVVYKQYEDMVVESCGCR; translated from the exons ATGGATATACCGAAGGCTGCAGCGCTGGTGTGGTGCGCCCTTTGCTGCTGTTGGGATTTCCTTTGTGTCCTTGAAGCTGCCACACTGGGATCTCTACAGGATTCCCCTGCTCAGGATGCTCTGGGTCCCTCATCACCTCTGGACAGCAAGCACGATCGGACCTTCAAGCGCCAGCGTCTCCACACAGGCTCTGTGGTGCCGCACGAGTACATGGTGTCACTTTACAGGACCTTGTCGGAGTGTGAAAGGAGAGGGTTGAACAGCAGCCTGGTCCGTGCCCGACCCCGTGCCAACACTGTCACCAGCTTCGTGGACCAAGGAAATG ACGGAGTTCCCCATGAGAAGAAACAGAGATATCTGTTTGATATTTCCAAATTGCCCAATACAGAGGAGCTGGTTGGAGCCGAGTTGAGGATCTTTCGAAAGTTGCCGGGAGACCTCCACGGGATGCTGTCCCTGGGGGGCAGTATGTATAGTATTCTACTTTATTCATGTAACCAACTGGGGGACTACCCACCGAAGCGGCTCGACTCGAGGACAGTAGACATATTGGACGTCGATTCGTCGAAATGGCAAGTGTTCGACGTGTGGGATTTAATGAAAAGCCACATCACTGCTAACCTGCTGTGTTTAGATGTGGAAATCATTTCCGATTACTCCCAGGAGGCCTTAGATCCGAGACATTTGGGATTCAATCGCTCTGATCTGCAGCCTCAGGAGAAAGCTTTGTTGGTGGCGTTCAGCAACGCGAAGAAAAGGGAAAACCTATTTCGGGAGATCAGAGAGAAAATCAGATCTCTGGGTGGGGCGGACTCACTACAAACCAGCCGTGAGCCCAGTGTCAAGCGCCGCAGAAAAAGGAGGACCGCGTTCTCCAGTAGGTCTAGCAGAGGAAGTGGGAAAAGAGCCAGGTCGAGATGCAGCAGGAAACCTCTTCATGTCAACTTCAAGGAGTTGGGATGGGACGATTGGATTATCGCGCCTTTAGACTATGAGGCCTACCATTGTGAAGGGATCTGCGACTTCCCGCTCAGATCCCACCTTGAACCCACTAACCACGCCATTATACAAACGCTGATGAACTCCATGGACCCCGAGTCCACGCCGCCCAGTTGTTGCGTCCCATCTAAACTCAGTCCCATCAGCATACTGTACATCGACTCGGGCAACaatgtagtctataaacaatacGAAGACATGGTGGTAGAATCATGCGGATGCAGGTAG